The Inmirania thermothiophila nucleotide sequence CAGGGCGCGCATGCGCGCCGCCACCGGCTCGGTGCGCGCGTACTCGATGGAGAGGGCGCGGAAGCGCTCGGGGTCCGCGGCCACCGCGGGGTCCGCGAGCTCCCGCCCCAAGGCCTCGTGGCGGGCCGCCAGCGCCCGCAGCCGCTCGAGCAGCGAAGGTCTCATCCCCGGCGCGGCGGCGGGCCGAGACGGAAGAGCTCGTGGGCGGCCTCGATCACCCCCTCGCGCCCCTCCAGGGCCGCCTGGCGCATCCCGACGCTCGGCGCGTGCAGGAGCTTGTTGGTGAGGGTGTGGGCGAGCCAGCGGGCGGTCTCGGCGGGGTCCCGCCCCGCGGCGAGCCGCCGCAGGGCCTTCTCCAGCACCTCCTCGCGCACGGCGTCGGCCTGCTCGCGCAGGGTGCGGATGCTCCCCACCGCCTCCAGCGCCCGCACCCAGTCCATGAAGCGGCGGGCCTGCACGTCGATGATCTCCTCGGCCTGGCGCGCCGCCTCGCGGCGCGAGGCGAGGCCCTCCTCGATGACGTCGCGCAGGTCGTCGACGGTGTAGAGATAGACGTCGTCGAGCTCGGCCACCTCCGGCTCGATGTCCCGCGGCACCGCAATGTCCACCATGAACATCGGCCGGTGGCGGCGCTCGCGGATGGCGCGCTCCACCGCCCCCTTGCCGAGGATGGGCAGGGGGCTCGCGGTGGAGGAGATGACGATGTCGGCGTCGGCGAGGTGGGTCGGGATCTCCTTGAGGGCGATGGCGTAGCCGTCCACGGCCTCGGCCAGGTGGGCGGCGCGCTCCACGGTGCGGTTGGCGACGATGATGCGGCCGATGCGCTGCTCCACGAGGTGCCGCGCCACCAGCTCGATGGTCTCGCCGGCGCCGATGAGCAGCGCCGTCTGGCGCGCGAGGTCGCCGAAGATCTGCTGCGCCAGGCGCACCGCGGCGAAGGCCACCGAGACCGGGCTCGAGCCGATGGCGGTGTCGGTGCGCACCTGCTTGGCCACCGCGAAGGTGTGCTGGAACAGGCGCCCGAGCACCCGCCCGAGGGTGCCGGCCTCGGTGGCGGCGCGGTAGGCGTCCTTGATCTGGCCGAGGATCTGCGGCTCGCCGAGGACCATGGAGTCGAGGCCGCTCGCCACGCGCAGGATGTGCCGCACCGCCGACTGCTCGGGGTGGACGTAGACATTGGGGGCGAGGACCTCGGCCGGCAGGCGGTGGTAGCCGGCGAGCCAGCGCAGGAGGCGCTCCTGCTCCAGCGCCTCGACGCCGCAGTAGAGCTCGGTGCGGTTGCAGGTGGAGACGATCGCCGCCTCGTTGACCGCGGGCAGGCGCACCAGCTCGCGCAGCGCCTCGGGCAGGCGCTCGGGCGGAAAGGCGACCTTCTCCCGGATCTCCACCGGGGCGGTCCTGTGGTTGAGTCCAAGGGCGAGAAGCGGCATGTTCAAGGCGCGCCGGGGTCCAGCCGAACGATTGTGGGGGAAGGCCGGGGGGTTGACAAGCAAGGCCTCGCGGCGGCTGTCCGGGGCGGGGAAACCCGCTATAGTGGGCGCCGGATCGGCCGCGGGTCGGGATCGCAAGCCGGGATGCGCAAGGGTTGCATCATGCTGTGCCTCGTCGCCGTGGGTGCGGCCCTCGCGGGGGGCTGCGCCGCCCCGCGCGTGCGCGTGCCCCTGCCCGAGCCCCCCGAGCCGGTGGCGGCGGGGCCGGCGCGCTACGACGGCGAGATCCTCTACCAGATCCTGGCCGGCGAGTTCCTCGAGCGCGCAGGGCGGGGGGAGGAGGCGGCCGCGCACTACCTCTGGGCCGCGCGCGCTTCGCGCGATGCCGCGGTGGCGCGGCGCGCCGCGCAGGTGGCCCTCGACGCCGGCCGGGCGGCCGAGGCCCTCGAGGCGGGGCGGCTCTGGCTCGCCCTGGAGCCGGCGAGCCTGCCGGCGCGGCAGGTGGTGCTGGTGGCGCACCTGCGCCTCGGGCAGACGCTGCGGGCGCGGCGGGCGGCGGAGGCGCTCCTCGAGGCCGCGGGCGGGGACGAGCAGGCCTGGCGGACGCTGGTTGCGGTGCTGGCGCGCGAGCCCGACCGGGAGGCGGCGGCGGAGCTTGCGCAGTGGCTTGCGCAGGCGCATGGCGAGCGCGCCGAGGCCCACTACCTGGTGGCGGCGCTGGCCGCGGGCCGGGGGGATCGGGAGACGGCGCTGCGGGCGGTGGACGAGGCGCTGGCGCGGCGGCCGGACTGGTCGGAGGCCTGGGAGCTCGCGGTCCAGGTCCGTCTCGCGGCGGGGCGCGGCGAGGAGGCGGCGGCGCGCCTGGCCGACGTCCTGCGCACCCATCCGGCGCCTGCGCTGCGGCTGATTCGCGCCCGTCTGCTGGTGCGGCTCGAGCGCCTCGACGAGGCGCGGGAGGAGTTCGGGCGGCTGCTGCGCGAACGCCCCGACGACGGCGAGGTCCTCTACGCACTGGCCCTCCTCGCGCTGCGCGCCGAGGAGACCGCGGAGGCGGAGCGGCTGCTGCGGCGGCTGGTGGCGATGGACGTGCGCACCGGCGAGGCGGCCTATTTCCTCGGGCAGATCGCCGAGCGCGCCGGCCGCACCGAGGAGGCGATGGCGTGGTACGGGAAGGTGCGCGGCGGCCGCTACCGGATGGAGGCGGCGCTGCGCCGGGCCGTGCTCGAGGCGCGGGCGGGGGAGGTGGAGGCGGCGCTTGCGCGGCTGCGCAGGCTGCGGGCGGAGCATCCGGCGCAGGCCGCGGCGGTGGTGCTCGCGGAGGCGGACATCCTGCGCGAGGCCGGCCGCCGCGAGGAGGCCCTGGCGCTGCTCGGCGAGGCGCTGGCCGAGGATCCGGACCACCGCGACCTGCTCTACACCCGCGCCCTCGTGGCGGCCGAGCTGGGGCGGGTGGAGATCGCCGAGGCGGATCTGCGGCGCATCCTCGCCGCCGATCCCGACGACGCCGGCGCCCTCAACGCCCTCGGCTACACCCTGGCCGATCGCACCACGCGCTACGAGGAGGCCTACCGGCTCATCGAGCGGGCGCTGCGGCTGCGCCCGGACGATCCCGCGATCCTCGACAGCATGGGCTGGGTGCTCTACCGGCTGGGGCGGCTGGAGGAGGCCACGCGCTACCTGCGCCGGGCCCTGGATCAGGGCTGGGACGCGGAGATCGCCGCCCACCTCGGGGAGGTCCTGTGGGTGCGGGGCTACCGCGAGGAGGCCCGCAAGATCTGGGCCGACGCCCGCCACCGCGCCCCCGACGCGGAGGTGGTGCGACGGGTGATGGAGCGCTTCCTGCAGTGATGCGGGCGGGGGCGGCGGCGGCCGCCTTACTCCTGCTGGCCGCCTGCCAGAGCCTGCCGCCGGTGCCGGAGGCGGCGCGCGAGCGGGCCTGGCGCGGGCACGCGGCGCGCCTTGCGGCGCTCGAGGCCTGGACCCTGGTGGGGCGGATGACGGCGCAGGCCGATGGGCGCAGCCTCAGCGCCTCGCTGCGCTGGCACCACGGGGTGGGCGGCGACGCCATCGTGCTCACGGCGCCGCTCGGCGGCGGGGCCCTGCGGATCGAGCTGGATGCGGCCGGGGTGCGGCTCGTGGCAAGCGACGGCGGCGAGCGGCGGGCCGCGGACGCCGCCGCGCTCCTCGCCGCCGAGCTGGGGGTGGCGGTGCCGGTGGAGGCGTTGCGCTACTGGGTCGTGGGGCTGCCCCAGCCCGGTGCCGCGGCGCGCCGTGAGCTCGACCGCGAGGGGCGGCTGCGCCGGCTGCGTCAGGGCGGCTGGGAGGTGGAGTACCGGGGCTACGAGGCGGCGGGCCCGTGGATCCTGCCGCGGGTCCTCTTCGCCCGCGGGGGCGAGGCCGAGGTGCGCATCGCGGTGGAGCGCTGGCGCCCCGGGGAGGCGGGCTGATGCGGCTTTCGGCCCTGGGTCCCGGCTTCTGGCCGGCGCCGGCCAAGCTCAACCTGATGCTGCGCATCGTCGGCCGGCGCGCCGACGGCTACCACGAGCTGCAGACCGTCTTCCAGTTCCTCGATTACGGCGACGCGGTGGGCCTGCGGGTGCGCCGCGACGGGGCGGTGGTGCGACGCGGGGGGGTGGCGGGTCTCGACCCCGAGCGGGATCTTGCGGTGCGGGCGGCGCGCGCGCTGCAGCGGGCGGCGGGGGTACGGCTCGGGGCCGAGATCGTCCTCCACAAGCGCATCCCGGCGGGCGGCGGCCTGGGCGGGGGGAGCTCCGATGCCGCCACCGTGCTCTGCGCCCTCGACCGCCTCTGGGGCTGCGGGCTGGGCACCGAGGCCCTGTGCGAGCTTGCCCTCGGCCTCGGCGCCGACGTGCCGGTCTTCGTCCGCGGGCGGGCGGCCTGGGCCGAGGGGGTGGGGGAGCGGCTGACGCCGGTATCGCCGCCCGAGCCCTGGTATCTGGTGGTCTGGCCGGGGGCGGCGGTGGCCACGGCGCGGGTCTTCGCCGACCCCGCCTTGACCCGCGATTCGCCCCCAACGACAATACGCGGCTTTCTCTCGGGCGAGCGCGGCAACGACTGCGAGGCGGTGGTGCGGCGGCTCTGTCCCGAGGTGGGGCGGGCGCTCGACTGGCTGCGGGCGCGGGCCCCGGCGGGGCTCTCGGGGACCGGGGGGTGCGTCTTCGCCGCCTTCGACGAGGAGGGCGCGGCCCGCGCGGCGGCGCGCGGGCTGCCGGCGCCGTGGCGGGCCATCGTCGCCCGGGGGTGCAACCGCTCGCCGCTGCGCGAGCGGCTCGGCGACCGCGCGGGCGTGCCGCGGTAGAATAGCGCGCCGCCAACTGGGGCGTCGCCAAGCGGTAAGGCACGGGGTTTTGGTCCCCGCATTCCCAGGTTCGAATCCTGGCGCCCCAGCCAGCAACGGCACCGCGGGGCCGCGGCGGAGCGGGGACGGCGGCCTCGGGCGGGGGCCGGAGGATCCGGGGGGAGCAGGGGTTGCGAGGAGGCCGCCGTGCCTGAGAGCCGCATGATGATCTTCACGGGCAACGCCCATCCGGCGCTCGCCCGGGCCGTCGCCGCCCATCTCAACCTGCCGCTGGGCAAGGCGGTGGTGGGCCGCTTCAGCGACGGCGAGATCATGGTGGAGATCATGGAGAGCGTGCGCGGGCAGGACGTCTTCATCATCCAGCCCACCTGCGCGCCGGCCAACGACCACCTGATGGAGCTGCTGCTGATGGCGGACGCCGTGCGGCGGGCCTCCGCCTACCGGCTGACGGCGGTGATCCCCTACTTCGGCTACTCGCGCCAGGACCGCCGGCCGCGCTCGGTGAAGGTGCCCATCTCGGCCAAGATGGTGGCCAACATGATCGCCGGCGTCGGCTTCGACCGGGTGCTCACGGTGGATCTGCACGCCGACCAGATCCAGGGCTTCTTCGACCTGCCGGTGGACAACATCTACGCCTCGCCGATCCTCCTCGGCGACATCTGGCGCCAGCGCTACGAGAACCTCATCGTGGTCTCGCCCGACGTGGGCGGGGTGGTGCGGGCTCGGGCCCTGGCGAAGCGGCTCGACGACGCCGATCTCGCCATCATCGACAAGCGCCGCCCGCGTCCCAACGAGGCCAAGGTGATGCACATCATCGGCAACGTCGAGGGCCGCACCTGCATCATCATCGACGACCTCGTGGATACCGCCGGCACCCTCTGCCAGGCGGCGCGCGCCCTCAAGGCGCGGGGGGCGCGCCGGGTGGTGGCCTACTGCACGCACCCGGTGCTTTCGGGCCGGGCGGTGGAGAACATCGAGGCCTCGGAGCTGGACGAGCTGGTGGTCACGGACACCATCCCCCTGGGCGAGCGCGCGGCGGCGTGCCCGAGGATCCGTCAGCTCACCATCGCCGGGATGCTGGCCGAGACCATGCGGCGCATCAACCGCGAGGAGTCCGTCAGCTCCCTCTACATGGACTGAGCGGGCCGGGCGCCCGCGAGCGTCCCGCCCGTCGGGGGCGGGCGCGCCGGCGCAGGCCGGCAGGGTGCGGGGTCCCGGGACCCCGCGGGGAAGGCCGCCGCGGCCCTGGTCGCGGGGCGGCGGCGGTGCCGTCAACGAGGAGCACGACCATGAAGGATGTCTTCACGCTCGAAGCCGAGCTGCGCAGCGACAAGGGGAAAGGTGCGAGCCGCCGCCTGCGTCGCGCGCACAAGGTGCCGGGCATCGTCTACGGCGGTCACGCCGAGCCGACGCCCATCGCCGTCGACCATCGCGAGCTCGCCAAGCACCTGGAGCACGAGTCGTTCTACTCCCACGTCATCGAGCTGCGGATCGGGGAGCGGACCGAGCGGGTGGTCCTGAAGGATCTCCAGCGCCATCCGGCCAAGCCGCTGGTGCTGCACGTGGACTTCCAGCGCGTGGTGGCGGGCGAGACGATCCGGGTCCACGTGCCGCTGCACTTCGTCAACGAGAGCCAGGCCCCGGGGGTGCGCGCGGGCGGCATCGTCAGCCACCACCTGGCCGAGGTGGAGGTGGAGTGCACGCCGGAGAACCTGCCCGAGTTCATCGAGGTGGATCTCTCGGGGCTCGAGCTCGGCGGCCTGATCCATCTGAGCGAGCTCGAGCTCCCGCCCGGGGTCGAGCTCTACGCCCTGCGCCACGGGGGGGTCGACGAGGTGGTGGTCTCCGTCCACGGCCGCGGGCCCGTCGAGGAGGCGGGCGAGGAGGCCGGGGAGGAAGAGGAGGCATGAGCCCTCGCGGTCCGGGCGCGGCCGCGCCCGGACCGCATCCCCGCTTCCGCCATGTCGCAGCCCCTTGCGCTCGTGGTCGGCCTCGGCAACCCGGGGCCGCGCTACGAGGACACCCGCCACAACGCCGGCGCCTGGTTCGTCGAGGCCCTCGCGCGCGCCCACGGCGTGGCCCTGCGCGAGGAGGCGCGCTTCCGCGCCCGCGTCGGGCGCGGGGTGATCGCCGGGGCCGACCTGCGCCTCGCCGTCCCCACCACGTACATGAACCACAGCGGCGAGGCGGTGGCGGCGCTGGCCCGCTTCTTCCGCATCCCGCCCGAGGCGATCCTCGTCGCCCACGACGATCTCGACCTGCCGCCGGGCACGGCGCGGCTCAAGCAGGGGGGCGGCCACGGCGGCCACAACGGCCTGCGCGACATCATCGCCCGGCTCGGCTCGCCGGCGTTCCGGCGCCTGCGCCTGGGGATCGGCCATCCGGGGCACCGCGACGAGGTGGTGGCCTACGTGCTGCGCCGGCCCCCTCCCGAGGAGCGGCGCGCCATCGAGGAGGCGGTGGCGCGGGCCCTCGAGGTCTTCCCCCTCGTCGCCGAGGGGGCGCTGGGGCGGGCGATGAGCCGGCTGCATGCGCCCCCCCGGCCGTGAGCGGGAACGAGCAAGGGGCCCTTGCGGGCCCCTGCTCCCGCGGCCTTGCAAGACCGCCTCAGAACATCCACCCGTAGCTCAGCTCGAGCTGGAACTGATCCATCGCCAGCTCCACGTCCTGCCCGGACGGGGCGCCGAGCGTGTTGACCCCCGAGACCGTCTTTTCCGGGGCGTACATGAAGGCGAAGTTGAGCTCGCGTTTCTCGCCGATCTTGCGCGTGAAGCCGAAGGTGACGTGGTTCTCGATCACGCCCGGGGCGAGGATGTTGAACAGCACCTCGGAGCTGGGGATGGGCTGCTCGGTGTGGCTGAAGCCGACCCGCCAGGTCCAGCGCGGCCCGGTCTGCCACTGGTAGCCGATCTTGACGACGGTGATGTCGTCCCAGCCGAAGCCCGGCCCCCGGCTGCCGCCGAGGCACGAGGAGACGGCGGAGGCCGGGGTGCCGCCCATGACGGCGCCGAGGCACTGGTTGAGGGCAGGCTGCAGCGGGTCGCCCACCGAGTCGATCTGGCTGTAGGCGATCCACTGCACGTCCACGGCGAGGGTCGAGCGGGGCGAGGTCTGCCAGGCGAGGCCGACGGTGGCCGTGGGCGGGATGTCGAAGTCGCCGTGCTCGGCGAACAGCCCCCGGTACTTGTCGAAGGAATCCATGGAGATGGTGCTCTGGTAGGAGGCCCCGAGGGTGAGCCCGGGTGCCACCTCGCCGAGGATGCCGACCTTGGCGCCCCAGCCCGCCGAGCTGTCGTAGCCGAGGTCGGTGAGGTGGTCCGGGTCGGTGGACAGCATCGCGAAGTTCTTGAGGCCGAAGGCCTTGAAGCGCTGGTAGGCGAGGACGAGGCTCGCGCCCCAGGCGGCGTGCTCGCCGAACTTGCGGGCGTAGGTGGGGACGACGAAGAGCTGCGCCATGTCGACGCCGGCGTCGCCTGCAGGGCTGCCCGCCTGGCCGAAGGTCCCGAGCCCGAAGGGTGTCTCGTCGGCGCGCCAGGTGGTGTTCATGCCCCCGTTGCCGTAGACGGTGACGCCGAAGGAGGCCTCCTCGCCCAGCATCCAGTTGCGTCCGAAGTGGGGGATGAGGAACAGGGTGCGCTCGCTGTCGACGCTGCTTCCGGAGATGCCGCCGTTGGCGCCGAGCCCTCCCGTGATCGAGGAGACCTCGTAGCTGCGGTTGGGGTTGAACAGGGCCGCGCCGAGGTCCATGCGGCTGCCCACCAGCACCATGCCCGCGGGGTTGCTGGCCGCGGCCATGGCGGTCTGGGGCAGGGCCACCCCGGCGCCGGCAAGTCCGTTGGTCTTGGTGCCGTAGCCATGGGCGAAGTAGCCGTTGGTGGCCCGCGCCGCCGGGGCGGCGAGGGCGGCGCAGACGGCGAGCGCAAGGAGCTTCTTGTTGGCGGACATGCGGATCATCCCCCCTTGGTGGCTGCAATACCCCGCACATCCTGTCGGATAGGCGGGGCTTCCAGAATACGCCGGAATGGATACAATGGCTCGTCCCTTGGGGGGTATCCAGGGGTGTTGACAGCTCCCCGGGGGGCTCGCACAATATGCGGCTTCGTCAGCCCGGAGGGGTTCCCGAGCGGTCAAAGGGGGCAGACTGTAAATCTGCTGGCTCAGCCTTCGGAGGTTCGAATCCTTCCCCCTCCACCAGGTTGCAGGGCGGCACGGACCGCCCGGGACGCTACGCCGCGGGTGTAGTTCAATGGTAGAACCTCAGCCTTCCAAGCTGATGACGTGGGTTCGATTCCCATCACCCGCTCCATTCGCTTGGATGGCTTCGAGCGATCGCAAGGCCCATATAGCTCAGGTGGTAGAGCACTTCCTTGGTAAGGAAGAGGTCACCGGTTCAAGTCCGGTTATGGGCTCCATCTTCCGCCGGCGCTGAGGTCGGCAGGACGCGAGCAAGCCGCGAGCACGGCACCAGAGACGGGAGATCGTCGGATGGCCAAGCAGAAGTTTGAGCGTACGAAGCCGCACGTGAATGTGGGGACGATTGGTCATGTGGACCATGGCAAGACGACGCTGACGGCGGCGCTTACGAAGGTGTCGGCGGAGAAGTGGGGTGGTGCCGAGTTCAAGGCGTATGATCAGATTGACAATGCGCCGGAGGAGCGTGCGCGTGGGATCACGATTGCGACGGCGCATGTGGAGTATCAGACGCCGAATCGTCACTATGCGCATGTGGACTGCCCGGGTCATGCGGACTATGTGAAGAACATGATCACGGGTGCGGCGCAGATGGATGGAGCGATTTTGGTGGTGTCGGCGGCGGATGGTCCGATGCCGCAGACGCGTGAGCATATTCTGCTGGCGCGGCAGGTGGGTGTGCCGTACATCGTGGTGTACATGAACAAGGCGGACATGGTGGATGATCCCGAGCTTCTGGAGCTGGTGGAGATGGAGGTTCGGGACCTGCTGAGTCAGTATGAGTTTCCTGGGGACGAGGTGCCGGTGGTTGTGGGTTCGGCGCTGAAGGCGCTGGAGGGGGACGAGTCGGAGATTGGTGTGCCGTCTGTCGTGAAGCTGATGGAGGCGATGGACGAGTACATTCCGGTGCCTGAGCGTCCGATTGATCAGCCGTTCCTGATGCCGATTGAGGATGTGTTTTCGATTTCGGGTCGTGGGACGGTGGTGACGGGTCGTGTGGAGCGTGGTCGGGTGAAGGTGGGTGACGAGGTGGAGATTGTGGGCCTTCGTCCGACGCAGAAGACGACGGTGACTGGGGTGGAGATGTTCCGCAAGCTTTTGGACGAGGGGGTTGCGGGGGACAACATTGGTGTGCTGCTTCGTGGGACGAAGCGGGACGAGGTGGAGCGTGGTCAGGTGCTGTGCAAGCCGGGTTCGATCACGCCGCACACGAAGTTTGAGGCGGAGGTGTACGTGCTGTCCAAGGAGGAGGGTGGTCGTCACACGCCGTTTTTTGGTGGGTATCGTCCGCAGTTCTATTTCCGCACGACGGATGTGACGGGTGCGGTGGATCTGCCGGAGGGTGTGGAGATGGTGATGCCGGGCGACAACGTGAAGCTGACGGTGTCGCTGATTGCGCCGATTGCGATGGAGGAGGGGCTGCGCTTTGCGATTCGCGAGGGCGGCCGCACGGTCGGCGCGGGCGTCGTCACCAAGATCATCGAGTGATTGCAGGCGCGGGTCGCGGCGCGGAGGCGCCGCGACCGGGCGCAGGGTTGCGCGCAGGCCAGTAGCTCAATTGGCAGAGCGGCGGTCTCCAAAACCGCAGGTTGGGGGTTCGATTCCCTCCTGGCCTGCCATTTTTTGTCTCTGAGCGCCGCGGCGCGGGGCGGGCGGTTCCATCCATGAGCGCGAAGGTCGAGGGTCAGGTGTCGCGCGGCGACACTGCGAAGCTGGTGCTCGCCGCGGCGCTGGTGCTGGCCGGCGTGGTCGGCTTCCACTACTTCGACGAGCAGGCGTCGCTGCTGCTGCGCGTCGTCGGGCTGCTCGCGGTGGTGCTGGTGGCGCTGGCGCTGGGGCTGCGCACGGATCCGGGGCGGCGGGCGTGGCTCTTCGCCCAGGAGGCGCGCACGGAGCTGCGCAAGGTGGTCTGGCCCACGCGGCAGGAGACGATGCAGACGACGCTGCTGGTGATGGGGATGGTCCTGGTGGTGGCCGTCATCCTGTGGCTGCTGGACATGTTCCTTGCCTGGGGGGTGAGGCTGCTGGTGCACAGGGGGGCGGCCTGATGGCGAAGCGCTGGTACGTGGTCCACGTCTACTCGGGCTTCGAGCAGCAGGTCAAGCGGGCGCTGGAGGAGCGCATCGCCCGCTCGGGCCTCGGGGACAAGTTCGGCGAGATCCTGGTCCCCACCGAGGAGGTGGTGGAGATGCGCATGGGCCAGCAGCGGCGCAGCGAGCGCAAGTTCTTCCCGGGCTACGTGCTGGTCCAGATGGAGATGACCGACGAGACCTGGCACCTGGTGCGCAGCTGCCCGCGGGTGCTGGGCTTCATCGGCGGCACCAGCGACCGGCCGACGCCGCTCACGGACAAGGAGGCCGAGGCGATCCTGAACCGCGTGCGCGAGGGCGCGGAGAAGCCGCGTCCGAAGATCCTCTTCGAGCCCGGCGAGGTGGTGCGTGTGATCGACGGGCCCTTCGCCGAGTTCAACGGTGTCGTCGAGGAGGTCAACTACGACAAGAACCGCCTCCGTGTGGGGGTGGTGATCTTCGGTCGCTCCACCCCGGTGGAGCTCGAGTTCGGGCAGGTCGAGAAGACCTGATCCCGCCGCAGCCCCGGTCGGGGCGTCGGGGAGCCGCAAGGCGCCAGGACCCGAGGGAGTAAGCGATGGCCAAGAAGGTAACCGCGTACATCAAGCTGCAGGTGAAGGCCGGGCAGGCCAACCCCAGCCCGCCGGTGGGCCCGGCGCTGGGCCAGCACGGCGTCAACATCATGGAGTTCTGCAAGGCGTTCAACGCCCAGACGCAGAACCTGGAGCCGGGTCTGCCCATCCCGGTGGTGATCACGGTCTACTCGGACCGCTCCTTCACGTTCGTCACGAAGACGCCGCCGGCCTCGGTGCTGCTCAAGAAGGCGGCGGGCGTGGAGAAGGGCTCGAGCGTGCCGAACCGCGACAAGGTGGGCAAGGTCACCTGGTCGCAGGTGGAGGAGATCGCCCGCACGAAGATGCCCGACCTGACCGCCTCGGACATGGAGGCGGCCAAGCGCACCATCGCGGGGAGTGCGCGCAGCATGGGCATCGAGATCGTGGAGGGCTGAGGCGATGGCGAGGCGTTCCAAGCGCATGCGGCAGATCCGCGAGCGCATCGACCGCACCCGGCAGTACCCGGTGGAGGAGGCGATCCAGCTCCTCAAGGAGCTCTCCAGCGTCAAGTTCGACGAGTCGGTGGACGTGGCGGTGAACCTCGGAGTGGATCCGCGCAAGTCCGACCAGGTGGTGCGGGGCGCGACGGTGCTGCCCCACGGCACCGGCGCCAAGGTGCGGGTGGCGGTCTTCGCCCAGGGCGCCGCGGCGGAGGCGGCGCGCGAGGCCGGCGCCGACATCGTCGGCTTCGAGGACCTGGCCGAGCGGATCAAGGGCGGGGAGCTCGACTTCGACGTGGTCATCGCCACGCCCGACGCGATGCGCGTGGTGGGTCAGCTCGGCAAGATCCTCGGCCCGCGGGGGCTGATGCCGAACCCCAAGGTCGGCACCGTGACCGCGGACGTGGCCCAGGCGGTGCGCAACGCCAAGGCGGGCCAGGTGCGCTACCGCACCGACAAGGCCGGCATCATCCACTGCACCATCGGCAAGGTCAGCTTCGAGCCGAAGGCGCTGAAGGAGAACCTCGAGGCCCTGCTCGGGGACCTGCAGAAGGCCAAGCCCAGCGCGGCCAAGGGCACCTACATGAAGAAGATCACCCTGTCGACGACGATGGGTCCGGGGCTCGCCGTGGACCGGGCGAGCCTCTCCGTCTGAGGCGGCGGGGCGGTCGGGTCGCCGGCGCGAGCCACCGGCGGCCGTCCGAGACCGCAGGCGGGCGGGAGCCGCCCTTAATCGGGACCGGGAGGGTCCGCGGCCTGCGCAGACGGTGCTGCCGGCGCCAGCCCCTGGCGGCGGACACCGTAACGGGTGCGGCCCCCGCGGCGCGGGGTGCCGCGAGGC carries:
- the tuf gene encoding elongation factor Tu, which gives rise to MAKQKFERTKPHVNVGTIGHVDHGKTTLTAALTKVSAEKWGGAEFKAYDQIDNAPEERARGITIATAHVEYQTPNRHYAHVDCPGHADYVKNMITGAAQMDGAILVVSAADGPMPQTREHILLARQVGVPYIVVYMNKADMVDDPELLELVEMEVRDLLSQYEFPGDEVPVVVGSALKALEGDESEIGVPSVVKLMEAMDEYIPVPERPIDQPFLMPIEDVFSISGRGTVVTGRVERGRVKVGDEVEIVGLRPTQKTTVTGVEMFRKLLDEGVAGDNIGVLLRGTKRDEVERGQVLCKPGSITPHTKFEAEVYVLSKEEGGRHTPFFGGYRPQFYFRTTDVTGAVDLPEGVEMVMPGDNVKLTVSLIAPIAMEEGLRFAIREGGRTVGAGVVTKIIE
- the secE gene encoding preprotein translocase subunit SecE, with translation MSAKVEGQVSRGDTAKLVLAAALVLAGVVGFHYFDEQASLLLRVVGLLAVVLVALALGLRTDPGRRAWLFAQEARTELRKVVWPTRQETMQTTLLVMGMVLVVAVILWLLDMFLAWGVRLLVHRGAA
- the nusG gene encoding transcription termination/antitermination protein NusG — translated: MAKRWYVVHVYSGFEQQVKRALEERIARSGLGDKFGEILVPTEEVVEMRMGQQRRSERKFFPGYVLVQMEMTDETWHLVRSCPRVLGFIGGTSDRPTPLTDKEAEAILNRVREGAEKPRPKILFEPGEVVRVIDGPFAEFNGVVEEVNYDKNRLRVGVVIFGRSTPVELEFGQVEKT
- the rplK gene encoding 50S ribosomal protein L11, with translation MAKKVTAYIKLQVKAGQANPSPPVGPALGQHGVNIMEFCKAFNAQTQNLEPGLPIPVVITVYSDRSFTFVTKTPPASVLLKKAAGVEKGSSVPNRDKVGKVTWSQVEEIARTKMPDLTASDMEAAKRTIAGSARSMGIEIVEG
- the rplA gene encoding 50S ribosomal protein L1; the encoded protein is MARRSKRMRQIRERIDRTRQYPVEEAIQLLKELSSVKFDESVDVAVNLGVDPRKSDQVVRGATVLPHGTGAKVRVAVFAQGAAAEAAREAGADIVGFEDLAERIKGGELDFDVVIATPDAMRVVGQLGKILGPRGLMPNPKVGTVTADVAQAVRNAKAGQVRYRTDKAGIIHCTIGKVSFEPKALKENLEALLGDLQKAKPSAAKGTYMKKITLSTTMGPGLAVDRASLSV